In Gigantopelta aegis isolate Gae_Host chromosome 14, Gae_host_genome, whole genome shotgun sequence, the following proteins share a genomic window:
- the LOC121388025 gene encoding C-type lectin BML-2-like — protein sequence MQFPSVRYMVMLVVICCTNVTPSCDLSQQSRLFKNYRLNDVEIANDVILRVGGVRTYMNCAWKCQENLHCVSFSYRHNGTCLLHAARFTNNASYLPLTGWSHYSAELDPCPTEDGYVLLDSVNVCFKAFNQKKSANDARDICSQSGDRLIILDTAEKNTAVSDYMVVHPGSDFYIIGLRDEQTEGVYIWNSGVTATFLKWNDGEPNSQGGNEDCVVLQTSRSSFHDITCTDARHFMCEKVI from the exons CTGTGATCTATCCCAGCAGTCTCGCTTGTTCAAGAATTACAGGCTTAATGACGTCGAAATCGCTAATGACGTCATACTCAGAGTAGGCGGAGTCAGAACGTACATGAATTGCGCATGGAAATGCCAAGAGAACCTTCACTGCGTCTCGTTTTCCTACCGTCATAATGGCACGTGTCTCTTGCATGCTGCGAGGTTTACGAACAACgccagttatctccctttgacAGGATGGAGTCACTACTCTGCTGAATTAG ATCCGTGCCCAACAGAGGACGGATATGTGCTGCTTGACAGCGTGAACGTGTGCTTTAAGGCGTTCAACCAGAAGAAATCGGCCAATGATGCACGTGACATTTGCAGCCAATCAGGTGACAGATTGATTATCCTGGACACAGCAGAGAAAAACACAGCTGTCAGTGACTACATGGTAGTACATCCAG gtTCAGATTTCTATATCATCGGACTGAGGGACGAACAGACGGAAGGTGTGTACATCTGGAACAGCGGAGTGACAGCTACTTTCTTGAAGTGGAATGATGGTGAACCAAACAGTCAGGGCGGGAATGAAGACTGCGTAGTATTGCAAACGTCGAGGAGTTCATTCCATGACATCACTTGTACAGATGCAAGACATTTCATGTGTGAAAAAGTAATCTGA